The Musa acuminata AAA Group cultivar baxijiao chromosome BXJ2-2, Cavendish_Baxijiao_AAA, whole genome shotgun sequence genome has a segment encoding these proteins:
- the LOC135605227 gene encoding DNA repair RAD52-like protein 1, mitochondrial, producing MASFARNRFLLSRSYASAAAKSNLAKQSPPFEPAPAAAMVKEGEEVPAPVIGRPLSDILRELNKKVPESLIRTRTEDGFTIRYIPWHFVNRILNLHAPEWSGEVRSIVYSADGKSVSVVYRVTLYGTDAEVHREATGTASTTDTDFGDPLQKAEAMAFRRACARLGLGLYLYHEDML from the exons ATGGCAAGCTTTGCGCGAAACCGCTTCCTCCTCTCCCGTTCCTATGCATCCGCGGCGGCCAAGTCGAACTTGGCGAAGCAGAGCCCTCCCTTCGAGCCGGCGCCGGCTGCTGCGATGGTGAAGGAGGGAGAGGAGGTCCCCGCGCCGGTCATCGGCCGGCCCCTCTCGGATATCCTCAGAGAGCTCAACAAGAAGGTTCCCGAGTCACTCATCAGGACCCGAACCGAGGACGGTTTCACCATAAGATACATTCCTTG GCATTTCGTCAATCGAATTCTGAATTTACATGCTCCTG AATGGTCTGGCGAGGTCCGAAGCATTGTTTATTCAGCTGATGGAAAGTCGGTCTCTGTTGTTTATCGTGTAACTCTATATGGAACTGATGCAGAG GTTCATAGAGAAGCTACGGGAACAGCTTCGACCACGGATACGGACTTCGGAGACCCGCTGCAGAAGGCAGAAGCAATGGCATTCCGGCGAGCATGTGCACGCCTTGGGCTTGGACTTTATCTTTACCATGAAGATATGTTATAA
- the LOC135605228 gene encoding pentatricopeptide repeat-containing protein At1g10270-like, translated as MSFYRHLLLLRSLRAAPDRCRPLLFGALSAPSRPFAFSSAEEAAAERRRRKRRLRIEPPLHALRRDPNAPRPPRDPNAPRLPDSTSALVGPRLNLHNRVQSLIRAGDLDAASSTARHAVFSSVRPTVFTCNAITASMLRAGRLDDVVALFSFFFNQSNIVPNVVSYNILINAHCNAGRVDVALDVYRHVLDNAPFSPSYVTYRHLTKGLVDADRIQEAIDLLREMLNRGHGADSIVYNTLMAGFIDRGNMEKALELFDELRERCLVYDGVVHSTLMEAYFKRGMDKEAMESYQSLLDRQFKMTPVTCNTLIETLLKHDKLAEANKMFENMLENHTPPSFTAINTDTYNLMVNQRFKEGKILEAIEVFHRQPKKPCIMDVSCFNNIIGKLCENGLLSEAEKLFEEMPEKSVNPDATTYQFLVDACFREGRTDDALEYFKKTIENSGGSPGFRVDVGFYNMMFEGLVKAGRTNQALETFGKMWERGLKPNRTSYEVLVTQLCKEGNLDGGRELLEQMLRSQINASPEFTAFVFDTFGNAGRSQEIQGLFAGNSGNVASQTEQVAVMN; from the coding sequence ATGTCTTTCtaccgccacctcctcctcctccgctcccTCCGCGCGGCCCCCGACCGCTGCCGTCCCCTGCTGTTCGGCGCCCTCTCCGCTCCCTCCCGCCCCTTCGCCTTCTCCTCCGCCGAGGAGGCAGCGGCCGAGCGTCGCCGCCGCAAGCGCCGCCTCCGCATCGAGCCCCCCCTCCACGCCCTCCGCCGCGACCCCAACGCCCCGCGCCCCCCGCGCGACCCCAACGCCCCTCGCCTCCCGGACTCCACCTCCGCCCTCGTCGGCCCCCGCCTCAATCTTCACAACCGCGTCCAGTCCCTCATCCGCGCCGGCGACCTCGACGCGGCGTCCTCCACCGCCCGCCACGCCGTCTTCTCCTCAGTTCGCCCCACCGTCTTCACCTGCAATGCTATCACCGCCTCCATGCTTCGCGCCGGTCGCCTTGATGATGTCGTCGccctcttttccttcttcttcaatcagTCCAACATCGTCCCTAACGTCGTCTCCTATAACATCCTCATCAACGCCCACTGCAACGCTGGCCGCGTCGACGTCGCCCTCGACGTCTACCGCCACGTCCTCGACAACGCCCCCTTTTCCCCCTCCTACGTCACCTATCGCCACCTCACCAAGGGCCTCGTCGATGCGGACCGTATCCAGGAAGCTATCGACCTACTCCGTGAGATGCTCAACCGCGGCCACGGCGCCGACTCCATCGTCTACAACACCCTCATGGCTGGCTTTATCGACCGTGGGAACATGGAGAAGGCCCTGGAGCTCTTTGATGAGCTCCGTGAGCGCTGCCTGGTCTACGATGGGGTCGTGCACTCGACCCTGATGGAGGCTTACTTCAAGCGTGGGATGGACAAGGAGGCGATGGAGTCGTACCAGTCGCTGCTTGACCGACAGTTCAAGATGACCCCCGTCACCTGCAACACCCTCATCGAGACTTTGCTGAAGCACGATAAGTTGGCCGAGGCCAATAAGATGTTTGAGAATATGCTCGAGAACCACACACCACCCAGCTTCACGGCTATCAACACAGACACTTATAATTTGATGGTGAATCAACGTTTCAAGGAAGGGAAGATCTTGGAAGCCATCGAGGTATTCCACCGGCAGCCCAAGAAACCATGCATAATGGACGTCAGCTGCTTCAATAACATCATTGGGAAGCTCTGTGAGAACGGATTGCTTTCTGAGGCAGAAAAGCTGTTCGAAGAAATGCCTGAAAAGTCAGTCAATCCGGATGCAACCACTTATCAGTTCCTGGTCGATGCATGCTTCAGGGAAGGGAGGACAGACGATGCATTGGAGTACTTCAAGAAGACAATCGAGAATAGTGGGGGAAGCCCTGGCTTTAGGGTTGATGTGGGATTCTACAACATGATGTTTGAGGGATTGGTGAAGGCAGGGAGGACCAATCAAGCATTGGAGACTTTTGGGAAGATGTGGGAGAGGGGGCTTAAACCAAATAGAACAAGTTATGAGGTTTTGGTTACTCAACTGTGCAAAGAAGGAAACTTGGATGGAGGACGAGAGTTGTTGGAACAGATGCTAAGAAGCCAGATAAATGCTTCCCCTGAATTCACTGCATTTGTGTTTGATACTTTTGGCAATGCAGGACGAAGTCAGGAGATACAAGGGCTGTTTGCTGGGAACTCAGGCAATGTTGCTTCTCAAACAGAACAGGTAGCAGTTATGAACTAG